A single window of Larimichthys crocea isolate SSNF chromosome XII, L_crocea_2.0, whole genome shotgun sequence DNA harbors:
- the pskh1 gene encoding serine/threonine-protein kinase H1 homolog, with protein MGCRNSKVLPEPPGDVQLDLVKKVDPPQPPQTDIYKHFIRGDGTRSKMGVAGGGGGGDKADSTSPYQAQAQAATPTASAQPPKDPSELSDPQRKKVAKYRAKFDPRVTAKYDIKALIGRGSFSRVVRVEHKSTRQPYAIKMIETRYREGREVCESELCVLRRVRHTNIIQLMEVFETAERVYMVMELATGGELFDRIIARGSFTERDATRVLQMVLDGVKYLHTLGITHRDLKPENLLYYHPGADSKIIITDFGLASSRKKGDECLMKTTCGTPEYIAPEILVRKPYTNAVDMWALGVISYILLSGTMPFEDDNRMRLYRQILKGKYSFSGEPWPSVSNLAKDFVERILTVDPSERLTAGQALKHPWIVSMAASSSMKNLQRCISQNLLKRASSRCHSTKSAQSTRSSRSTKSNKARRVREKELRELNRRYQQQYNG; from the exons ATGGGGTGCAGGAACAGTAAGGTCCTCCCTGAGCCTCCAGGGGATGTTCAGTTGGACCTGGTCAAAAAG GTCGATCCTCCCCAGCCTCCTCAGACAGATATCTATAAGCACTTCATACGAGGGGATGGCACTAGGAGCAAGATGGGTGtggctggtggaggaggagggggtgacaAGGCCGACTCCACCTCCCCGTATCAGGCCCAGGCCCAAGCTGCCACTCCCACTGCTTCCGCCCAGCCACCCAAGGACCCGTCCGAACTGTCTGACCCTCAGCGGAAAAAGGTGGCAAAGTATCGAGCCAAGTTTGACCCTCGGGTCACCGCCAAATACGACATCAAAGCTCTGATAGGTCGCGGGAGTTTCAGCCGGGTGGTTCGCGTGGAGCACAAGAGCACGCGGCAGCCGTACGCCATCAAGATGATCGAGACCCGTTACcgggaggggagggaggtgtgCGAGTCGGAGCTGTGCGTCCTGCGACGCGTCCGTCACACCAACATAATCCAGCTCATGGAGGTCTTCGAGACGGCCGAGCGCGTCTACATGGTGATGGAGCTGGCCACCGGAGGGGAGCTCTTTGACCGGATCATCGCACGAGGCTCCTTCACGGAGCGGGACGCCACGCGGGTCCTGCAGATGGTGCTGGACGGCGTCAAGTATCTCCACACGTTGGGGATCACTCACCGAGACTTAAAGCCGGAGAACCTGCTCTACTACCACCCCGGAGCCGATTCCAAGATCATCATCACTGACTTTGGTTTGGCGAGCAGCAGGAAGAAGGGCGACGAGTGTCTGATGAAGACCACCTGCGGCACGCCGGAGTACATCGCGCCCGAGATCCTGGTGAGGAAGCCCTACACGAACGCCGTGGACATGTGGGCGCTCGGGGTGATTTCGTACATCCTGCTGAGCGGCACCATGCCCTTCGAGGACGACAACCGCATGAGGCTGTACCGGCAGATCCTCAAGGGGAAGTACAGCTTCTCTGGAGAG CCGTGGCCCAGCGTGTCCAACCTGGCCAAAGACTTTGTGGAGCGGATCCTGACCGTGGACCCCAGCGAGCGGCTCACCGCCGGCCAGGCCCTGAAGCACCCGTGGATCGTCAGCAtggccgcctcctcctccatgaaGAACCTCCAGCGCTGTATATCCCAGAACCTCCTGAAGCGGGCGTCGTCACGCTGCCACAGCACCAAGTCGGCCCAGTCCACTCGCTCCAGCCGCTCGACCAAATCCAACAAAGCACGGCGGGTGCGAGAGAAGGAGCTGCGTGAGCTGAACCGTCGATATCAGCAGCAGTACAACGGCTGA